One window of Macrococcus sp. 19Msa1099 genomic DNA carries:
- the nusG gene encoding transcription termination/antitermination protein NusG produces the protein MSEESKKHWYAVHTYSGYENKVKDNLEKRLESMNMQDQIFRVVIPEEEETTIKDGKKKTSLKKTFPGYVLVELVMTDESWYVVRNTPGVTGFVGSAGAGSKPNPLLPEEARFILKSMGMNEKTIDVEIELGEQVRVTSGPFTNQVGEVKEIDAEKYKLTVLVDMFGRETPVEVEFDQIEKL, from the coding sequence ATGTCTGAGGAAAGTAAAAAACACTGGTATGCGGTTCATACATACTCAGGATATGAAAATAAAGTAAAAGACAATTTAGAAAAACGTCTTGAATCAATGAACATGCAGGATCAAATTTTTCGTGTAGTAATTCCTGAAGAGGAAGAAACAACGATTAAAGACGGGAAAAAGAAAACGAGTCTCAAAAAGACGTTCCCTGGATATGTCCTTGTAGAACTTGTGATGACAGATGAATCGTGGTATGTCGTACGTAATACTCCAGGAGTTACTGGGTTTGTAGGTTCGGCTGGCGCTGGATCTAAACCAAATCCATTATTACCTGAAGAAGCAAGATTTATCTTGAAATCTATGGGTATGAATGAAAAGACAATCGATGTTGAGATTGAACTTGGTGAACAAGTGCGTGTTACAAGTGGACCGTTCACGAATCAGGTTGGTGAAGTAAAAGAAATCGATGCAGAGAAATATAAATTAACAGTGCTCGTTGATATGTTTGGACGAGAAACACCTGTTGAAGTTGAATTTGACCAGATTGAAAAATTATAA
- the rplA gene encoding 50S ribosomal protein L1 has protein sequence MAKKGKKYQEAAQKVDSTKFYSVEEAIKLAKETSTVNFDASVEVAFRLGIDVRKNDQQIRGAVVLPNGTGKTQRVLVFAKGEKLKEAEAAGADFVGDSEYINKINQGWFDFDVIVATPDMMGEVGKLGRVLGPKGLMPNPKTGTVTMDVTKAVQEIKAGKVEYRAEKSGIVHAAIGKVSFDADKLVENFNTLKDVLAKAKPASSKGTYFKTVAVTTTMGPGIKIDPSEVRN, from the coding sequence ATGGCTAAAAAAGGTAAAAAATATCAAGAAGCCGCTCAAAAAGTTGATAGCACAAAATTCTACTCTGTAGAAGAAGCAATCAAACTTGCGAAAGAAACGAGCACTGTTAACTTTGATGCATCTGTTGAAGTTGCATTCCGTCTAGGAATTGACGTGCGTAAAAACGATCAGCAAATCCGTGGGGCTGTAGTACTTCCAAATGGTACTGGTAAAACTCAACGTGTATTAGTATTTGCTAAAGGTGAAAAATTAAAAGAAGCTGAAGCAGCAGGTGCTGACTTCGTTGGTGATTCAGAATACATCAATAAAATTAACCAAGGATGGTTCGATTTTGATGTTATCGTTGCAACTCCAGATATGATGGGAGAAGTTGGTAAACTTGGTCGTGTACTTGGACCTAAAGGTTTAATGCCAAACCCTAAAACTGGAACAGTTACTATGGATGTAACGAAAGCGGTTCAAGAAATCAAAGCTGGTAAAGTAGAATACCGTGCTGAGAAATCTGGTATCGTTCATGCTGCAATCGGTAAAGTATCATTTGATGCTGATAAATTAGTTGAAAACTTTAACACACTTAAAGATGTTTTAGCTAAAGCTAAACCAGCTTCATCTAAAGGTACTTACTTCAAAACAGTTGCTGTAACAACAACTATGGGCCCTGGTATTAAAATCGACCCATCAGAAGTAAGAAACTAA
- the rplK gene encoding 50S ribosomal protein L11, whose amino-acid sequence MAKKVIKVVKLQIPAGKANPAPPVGPALGQAGVNIMGFCKEFNARTQEQAGLIIPVEISVFEDRSFTFITKTPPAAVLLKKAAKIEKGSGEPNKNKVATVTEDQVREIAEAKMEDLNAASVEAAMRIVAGTARSMGVEIK is encoded by the coding sequence GTGGCTAAAAAAGTAATCAAAGTTGTTAAATTACAAATCCCTGCGGGGAAAGCAAATCCAGCACCACCAGTTGGACCAGCATTAGGTCAAGCGGGTGTAAACATTATGGGATTCTGTAAGGAATTTAACGCACGTACACAAGAACAAGCAGGTTTAATTATTCCGGTTGAAATTTCTGTATTTGAAGACCGTTCATTTACATTTATCACTAAAACACCACCTGCAGCAGTATTACTTAAGAAAGCAGCTAAAATTGAGAAAGGTTCTGGTGAACCTAACAAAAATAAAGTTGCTACAGTAACTGAAGATCAAGTACGTGAAATCGCTGAAGCTAAAATGGAAGATTTAAATGCAGCAAGCGTAGAAGCGGCAATGAGAATTGTTGCTGGTACTGCTCGTAGTATGGGTGTAGAAATTAAATAA
- the secE gene encoding preprotein translocase subunit SecE, which produces MENKENFFQGVVSEMKKTTWPTGQEVVRDTSIVVATVIFFIIFFFLIDMGITELIRLIK; this is translated from the coding sequence ATGGAAAATAAAGAAAACTTTTTTCAAGGTGTAGTTTCTGAGATGAAAAAGACGACTTGGCCTACGGGACAAGAAGTTGTAAGAGACACATCAATTGTTGTAGCGACAGTTATCTTCTTTATCATTTTCTTTTTCCTTATCGATATGGGGATTACGGAATTAATTCGATTAATTAAATAA
- the rpoC gene encoding DNA-directed RNA polymerase subunit beta': MIDVNNFHYMKIGLASPEKIRSWSFGEVKKPETINYRTLKPERDGLFCEKIFGPTKDWECSCGKYKRVRYKGMVCDRCGVEVTKSKVRRERMGHIELAAPVSHIWYFKGIPSRMGLLLDMSPRSLEEVIYFASYAVINPGPTGLEKKTLLSEREYREYYDKFPGQFTAKMGAEAIKDLLLDIDLDQELRSLREELESATGQRLTRAIKRLEVVESFRNSGNDPSWMILDVLPIIPPEIRPMVQLDGGRFATSDLNDLYRRVINRNNRLKRLLDLGAPGIIVQNEKRMLQEAVDALIDNGRRGRPVTGPGNRPLKSLSHMLKGKQGRFRQNLLGKRVDYSGRSVIVVGPNLKMYQCGLPKEMALELFKPFVMKELVEREIATNIKNAKGKIERMEAEVWDVLEDVIREHPVLLNRAPTLHRLGIQAFEPTLVEGRAIRLHPLVTTAYNADFDGDQMAVHVPLSKEAQAEARMLMLAAQNILNPKDGKPVVTPSQDMVLGNYYLTLERVGSIGEGKIFKDANEVIMAYVNGYVHLHSRIAVYAGSFNNPTFTDEQNKQLLLTSVGKVIFNEIMPESFPYINEPTLSNLETRTPDRYFINATDITEEGLLKLLDETPLVRPFNKKFLGQIIAEVFNKFHITDTSMMLDRMKDLGFKYSSRAGITVGVSDIVVLPDKQEIIDAAEEKVDRVTKQFTRGLITESERYAAVIEIWTKAKDDIQAKLMNSLDDLNPIFMMSDSGARGNASNFTQLAGMRGLMANPSGRIIELPIKSSFREGLTVLEYFISTHGARKGLADTALKTADSGYLTRRLVDVAQDVIVREPDCGTDRGLLVSAIREGSELIEPFIERLEGRYSREAVRHPETKEILVQSNELITPEIAKSIVDAGIEEMHIRSAFTCNTRHGVCEKCYGKNLATGEKVEVGEAVGTIAAQSIGEPGTQLTMRTFHTGGVAGADITQGLPRIQELFEARNPKGQAVISEINGEIIDINIVKDRMQEIKVKGENEVRTYLAPGNARLKVEIGQKIARGEVMTEGSIEPKELLAIAGLNATQSYLLKEVQKVYRMQGVEISDKHVEVMVRQMLRKVRIIEAGDTSLLPGALVDIHTFTDANRKVFKERKHPATAKPVLLGITKASLETESFLSAASFQETTRVLTDAAIKGKRDDLLGLKENVIIGKLIPAGTGMRRYRDVEYDKVVAETEETTVNN; the protein is encoded by the coding sequence TTGATTGATGTAAATAACTTTCATTACATGAAGATAGGTCTCGCTTCACCTGAAAAAATCCGTTCTTGGAGTTTCGGTGAAGTTAAAAAGCCAGAAACAATTAACTACCGTACATTAAAACCTGAAAGAGATGGTTTATTCTGTGAGAAGATTTTTGGTCCGACAAAAGACTGGGAATGTAGCTGTGGAAAATATAAACGTGTACGTTACAAAGGTATGGTCTGTGACCGTTGTGGCGTTGAAGTAACAAAATCAAAAGTACGTCGCGAACGTATGGGTCACATTGAACTTGCAGCACCAGTATCACATATCTGGTACTTTAAAGGCATTCCATCACGTATGGGATTATTACTAGACATGTCACCACGTTCTTTAGAAGAAGTCATCTACTTTGCTTCTTATGCGGTAATTAATCCAGGGCCAACGGGTCTAGAGAAGAAAACGTTATTATCTGAAAGAGAATATCGTGAATACTATGATAAATTCCCAGGTCAATTTACTGCAAAAATGGGTGCTGAAGCGATTAAAGATTTACTTCTTGATATCGATTTAGATCAAGAGTTGCGTTCATTACGTGAAGAACTAGAATCTGCAACTGGTCAACGTTTAACACGTGCAATTAAACGTCTTGAAGTAGTAGAATCATTCCGTAACTCAGGAAATGATCCTTCATGGATGATTTTAGATGTACTGCCGATTATCCCACCTGAAATTCGTCCGATGGTTCAATTAGATGGTGGACGTTTTGCGACAAGTGACTTGAACGATTTATATCGTCGTGTCATTAACCGTAACAACCGTTTAAAACGTTTATTAGATTTAGGTGCTCCTGGCATCATCGTTCAAAACGAAAAACGTATGTTACAAGAAGCAGTTGATGCGTTAATCGATAATGGTCGTCGTGGCCGTCCGGTTACTGGACCAGGTAACCGCCCATTAAAATCTTTGTCACATATGCTTAAGGGGAAACAAGGTCGTTTCCGTCAAAACTTACTTGGTAAACGTGTAGACTACTCTGGTCGTTCGGTTATCGTAGTAGGACCTAACTTAAAGATGTATCAATGTGGTCTTCCTAAAGAAATGGCACTTGAATTATTTAAGCCATTTGTTATGAAAGAGCTTGTTGAACGTGAAATTGCTACAAACATTAAGAATGCTAAAGGTAAAATTGAGCGCATGGAAGCAGAAGTATGGGATGTGTTAGAAGATGTTATTCGTGAACATCCAGTACTGTTAAACCGTGCACCAACACTTCACCGTTTAGGTATCCAGGCGTTTGAACCAACATTAGTTGAAGGACGTGCAATTCGTCTTCACCCGCTTGTAACAACTGCTTACAATGCCGATTTCGATGGTGACCAAATGGCCGTTCACGTACCTTTATCAAAAGAAGCACAAGCTGAAGCACGTATGTTAATGTTAGCAGCACAAAACATCTTAAACCCGAAAGATGGTAAGCCAGTAGTTACACCATCTCAGGATATGGTACTTGGAAACTATTACTTAACATTAGAGCGTGTAGGTTCTATTGGTGAAGGTAAAATCTTTAAAGACGCAAATGAAGTTATCATGGCTTATGTGAATGGTTATGTTCATTTACATTCAAGAATCGCCGTTTATGCAGGGTCATTTAATAATCCTACATTTACAGACGAACAAAACAAACAGTTATTGTTAACATCTGTTGGTAAAGTAATATTCAATGAAATTATGCCGGAATCTTTCCCATATATTAATGAACCAACTTTATCTAACTTAGAAACAAGAACACCAGACAGATACTTTATCAATGCAACTGATATTACTGAAGAAGGACTTCTCAAATTATTGGATGAAACACCACTTGTTAGACCTTTTAATAAGAAATTCTTAGGTCAGATCATTGCAGAAGTATTTAATAAGTTCCATATAACAGATACTTCAATGATGTTAGATAGAATGAAAGACTTAGGATTTAAGTATTCATCACGTGCAGGTATTACTGTAGGTGTATCTGATATCGTAGTATTACCAGATAAGCAGGAAATTATTGATGCTGCAGAAGAGAAAGTAGATAGAGTTACAAAACAATTCACGCGTGGTTTAATTACTGAGAGTGAACGTTATGCAGCTGTTATCGAAATCTGGACAAAAGCAAAAGATGATATTCAAGCGAAGTTAATGAACTCTTTAGATGACTTAAACCCAATCTTCATGATGAGTGATTCTGGTGCCCGTGGTAACGCATCTAACTTTACGCAGCTAGCAGGTATGCGTGGACTGATGGCCAACCCATCTGGACGAATCATTGAGTTACCAATCAAATCATCATTCCGTGAAGGTTTAACGGTATTAGAATACTTTATCTCGACACATGGTGCCCGTAAAGGTCTTGCTGATACAGCACTTAAAACAGCCGATTCTGGTTACTTAACACGTCGTCTTGTTGACGTGGCACAAGATGTGATTGTTCGTGAACCGGATTGTGGTACAGACCGTGGATTACTTGTATCAGCGATTCGTGAAGGTTCAGAACTTATTGAACCATTTATTGAACGTCTTGAAGGTCGTTATTCAAGAGAGGCAGTTAGACACCCAGAAACAAAAGAAATATTAGTCCAATCTAACGAATTAATCACACCTGAAATTGCGAAATCAATTGTTGATGCTGGCATTGAAGAAATGCATATCCGTTCAGCATTTACTTGTAATACACGTCACGGTGTATGTGAAAAATGTTACGGTAAAAACCTTGCAACAGGTGAAAAAGTTGAAGTTGGTGAAGCAGTTGGAACAATTGCTGCACAATCTATCGGTGAACCTGGTACACAGCTTACAATGCGTACGTTCCATACAGGTGGGGTAGCCGGTGCCGATATCACTCAAGGTTTACCGCGTATTCAAGAGTTATTCGAAGCGCGTAATCCGAAAGGTCAAGCTGTAATTTCTGAAATTAACGGTGAAATCATCGATATTAATATCGTAAAAGATCGTATGCAAGAAATTAAAGTTAAAGGTGAAAATGAAGTACGTACGTACTTAGCGCCTGGTAACGCAAGACTTAAAGTTGAAATCGGTCAGAAAATCGCGCGTGGAGAAGTAATGACTGAAGGTTCAATTGAGCCTAAAGAGTTACTTGCAATCGCAGGTTTAAATGCAACACAAAGTTACTTACTAAAAGAAGTACAAAAAGTTTACCGTATGCAAGGGGTAGAAATTTCTGATAAACACGTAGAAGTAATGGTACGTCAAATGTTACGTAAAGTACGTATCATCGAAGCAGGAGACACTTCATTACTTCCTGGTGCATTAGTAGATATCCATACATTTACAGATGCAAACAGAAAAGTGTTTAAAGAAAGAAAACACCCAGCAACAGCGAAGCCAGTATTACTTGGTATTACGAAAGCTTCTCTTGAGACAGAAAGTTTCTTATCAGCAGCTTCATTCCAGGAAACAACACGTGTGTTAACGGATGCTGCAATTAAAGGTAAGCGAGATGACTTACTTGGACTTAAAGAGAACGTTATTATCGGTAAATTGATTCCAGCTGGTACAGGTATGAGACGTTACAGAGACGTTGAATATGATAAGGTTGTAGCAGAAACTGAAGAAACAACTGTTAATAATTAA
- a CDS encoding class I SAM-dependent methyltransferase, giving the protein MDFNMGSHSLKLTTDAGVFSKGGVDFGSKLLVQTFLDDAQPERILDVGCGYGTMGLMVANHFPESTVHMVDVNTRALALSERNAVTNKINNAMIYKSDGLNEVTEQFDAVITNPPIRAGKDVVHRILSDSYNILEHRGALYVVIQKKQGMPSARKKMDEVFGNVTVLKKDKGYYILKSVKG; this is encoded by the coding sequence ATCGATTTTAATATGGGGAGTCATAGCTTAAAACTTACGACCGATGCCGGTGTGTTTTCTAAAGGCGGCGTCGATTTCGGATCAAAATTACTTGTACAAACATTTTTGGATGATGCACAACCTGAACGTATTTTAGATGTAGGATGTGGATACGGTACGATGGGATTGATGGTAGCAAATCATTTCCCAGAATCAACAGTACATATGGTGGATGTGAATACGCGTGCGTTAGCTTTATCAGAAAGAAACGCCGTGACAAACAAAATTAATAACGCCATGATTTATAAAAGCGATGGTTTAAATGAAGTAACTGAACAGTTTGATGCAGTTATTACAAACCCGCCTATTCGTGCGGGTAAAGATGTTGTACATCGCATTCTTTCAGATAGTTATAACATATTAGAACATCGAGGTGCACTATATGTTGTAATACAAAAGAAACAAGGGATGCCATCAGCGAGGAAAAAGATGGATGAGGTTTTTGGTAATGTCACAGTGCTTAAGAAAGATAAAGGCTACTATATATTAAAGAGTGTAAAAGGTTGA
- the rpoB gene encoding DNA-directed RNA polymerase subunit beta, which translates to MTGQLIQYGRHRKRRSYARISEILELPNLIEIQTKSYDWFLKEGLIEMFKDISPIEDFTGNLSLEFVDYKLGEPKYDLDESKNRDATYAAPLRVKVRLIIKETGEVKEQEVFMGDFPLMTDTGTFVINGAERVIVSQLVRSPSVYFNDKVDKNGKVSFGATVIPNRGAWLEYETDAKDVVFVRIDRTRKLPITVLLRALGFSTDQEIIDLLGDNEYLRNALDKDNTESTEAALLEIYERLRPGEPPTVENAKSLLYSRFFDPKRYDLASVGRYKMNKKLHLKHRLFNQVLAEPIVNTETGEIVAEEGTLLDRRNLDQIMDVLESNANQKVYDLDNGLLDEPIEIQSVKVYVPGDEEKRTTTIIGNAFPDDEVKCITPADILSSVSYFFNLLAGVGFTDDIDHLGNRRLRSVGELLQNQFRIGLSRMERVVRERMSLQDTESVTPQQLINIRPVIASIKEFFGSSQLSQFMDQANPLAELTHKRRLSALGPGGLTRERAGMEVRDVHYSHYGRMCPIETPEGPNIGLINSLSSYARVNEFGFIETPYRKVDIETNTVTSQIDYLTADEEDAYVVAQANARLDDNGKFLDDEVVCRFRGDNTVMARERMDYMDVSPKQVVSAATACIPFLENDDSNRALMGANMQRQAVPLMNPEAPFVGTGMEHVAARDSGAAVVSKYKGRVEHVEARQIKVRRIVEEGGKEIETDLDVYKLAKFARSNSGTCYNQRPIVEAGDIVTKGEILADGPSMELGEMALGRNVVVGFMTWDGYNYEDAVIMSERLVKDDVYTSIHIEEYESEARDTKLGPEEITRDIPNVSDNALKNLDDRGIIFVGAEVRDGDILVGKVTPKGVTELTAEERLLHAIFGEKAREVRDTSLRVPHGADGIVLDVKVFNREDGDELPPGVNQLVRVYIVQKRKIHVGDKMCGRHGNKGVISRILPEEDMPFMPDGTPIDIMLNPLGVPSRMNIGQVLELHLGMAAKNLGLHVASPVFDGANDEDVWSTIEEAGMARDGKTVLYDGRTGEPFDNRVSVGVMYMLKLAHMVDDKLHARSTGPYSLVTQQPLGGKAQFGGQRFGEMEVWALEAYGAAYTLQEILTYKSDDTVGRVKTYEAIVKGENIPRPGVPESFRVLMKELQSLGLDVKVMDNKDEEIEMRDLEDDDFVDSKINIAKAPMPEAEITE; encoded by the coding sequence TTGACAGGTCAACTTATCCAATACGGAAGACATCGTAAACGTAGAAGTTATGCGAGAATTTCCGAAATTCTAGAACTACCTAACTTAATCGAGATTCAAACGAAATCTTATGATTGGTTCCTAAAAGAAGGTTTAATCGAAATGTTTAAAGACATTTCTCCGATTGAAGACTTCACAGGTAACTTATCATTAGAGTTTGTAGATTACAAATTAGGTGAACCAAAGTACGATTTAGATGAATCGAAAAACCGTGATGCAACTTATGCTGCACCACTTCGTGTTAAGGTTCGTTTAATCATCAAAGAAACAGGTGAAGTGAAAGAACAAGAAGTATTTATGGGTGATTTCCCATTAATGACTGATACAGGTACGTTCGTTATTAACGGTGCCGAACGTGTTATCGTGTCTCAGCTTGTTCGTTCACCGTCAGTTTATTTCAATGACAAAGTAGACAAAAACGGTAAAGTCAGCTTCGGTGCGACTGTAATCCCTAACCGTGGTGCATGGCTTGAATATGAAACTGATGCGAAGGATGTTGTATTTGTACGTATTGATCGTACACGTAAACTTCCAATTACGGTGTTGCTCCGTGCGTTAGGATTTAGTACGGATCAAGAAATTATTGACCTATTAGGTGATAATGAATATTTGCGTAACGCATTAGATAAAGATAACACTGAATCAACAGAAGCTGCATTGCTTGAAATTTATGAACGCTTACGTCCAGGTGAACCACCGACAGTTGAGAATGCTAAGAGTTTATTATACTCTCGCTTCTTTGATCCAAAACGCTATGACTTAGCAAGCGTTGGGCGTTATAAAATGAACAAAAAATTACATTTAAAACATCGTCTATTTAACCAAGTGTTAGCTGAGCCGATTGTGAATACTGAGACAGGTGAAATCGTAGCTGAAGAAGGTACACTATTAGACCGTCGTAATTTAGATCAAATTATGGATGTGCTAGAAAGCAATGCAAACCAAAAAGTTTATGATTTAGATAATGGCTTATTAGATGAACCGATTGAAATTCAGTCCGTTAAAGTTTACGTTCCTGGAGATGAAGAGAAACGTACAACGACAATTATTGGTAATGCTTTCCCAGATGATGAGGTGAAATGTATTACCCCAGCAGATATCTTATCTTCTGTAAGTTACTTCTTTAACTTACTAGCAGGTGTTGGATTTACGGATGATATTGACCACTTAGGTAACCGTCGTTTACGTTCGGTAGGTGAATTGCTACAAAATCAATTCCGTATTGGGTTAAGTCGTATGGAGCGTGTTGTGCGCGAACGTATGAGTTTGCAAGATACTGAATCTGTAACACCACAACAATTAATCAACATCCGCCCTGTAATTGCATCTATCAAAGAATTCTTTGGTAGCTCTCAATTATCTCAGTTCATGGACCAGGCAAATCCATTAGCCGAGCTTACACATAAACGTCGTTTATCTGCATTAGGACCTGGTGGTTTAACAAGAGAACGTGCTGGTATGGAAGTACGTGACGTTCACTATTCTCACTATGGCCGTATGTGTCCGATTGAAACACCTGAGGGCCCAAACATCGGGTTAATCAACTCACTTTCAAGTTATGCGCGCGTAAATGAATTTGGTTTCATTGAAACACCATATAGAAAAGTTGATATCGAGACCAATACAGTAACAAGCCAAATTGACTACTTAACAGCAGATGAAGAAGATGCTTACGTAGTTGCTCAGGCGAATGCGCGTTTAGATGACAATGGTAAGTTCTTAGACGATGAAGTTGTATGTCGTTTCCGTGGAGATAACACAGTCATGGCACGTGAACGTATGGATTACATGGATGTATCGCCGAAACAGGTTGTTTCTGCAGCGACTGCATGTATCCCATTCTTAGAAAACGATGACTCGAACCGTGCATTAATGGGTGCGAACATGCAACGTCAAGCAGTACCTTTAATGAATCCAGAAGCGCCATTTGTTGGTACGGGTATGGAACACGTAGCTGCGCGTGACTCTGGAGCTGCAGTAGTTTCGAAATATAAAGGTCGTGTGGAACACGTAGAAGCACGTCAAATTAAAGTTCGCCGTATTGTTGAAGAAGGCGGAAAAGAAATCGAAACAGATTTAGATGTATACAAATTAGCGAAATTCGCACGTTCAAACTCTGGTACTTGTTACAACCAACGTCCAATCGTTGAAGCTGGTGACATCGTAACGAAAGGTGAAATCTTAGCAGATGGTCCTTCTATGGAACTTGGTGAGATGGCACTTGGACGTAACGTAGTTGTTGGATTTATGACTTGGGATGGTTATAACTATGAGGATGCTGTAATCATGAGCGAACGTCTTGTGAAAGACGACGTATATACTTCTATCCATATTGAAGAATATGAATCAGAAGCGCGTGATACGAAGCTTGGACCTGAAGAAATCACACGTGACATTCCGAACGTTTCAGATAATGCACTGAAAAACTTAGATGATCGTGGTATCATTTTCGTTGGAGCTGAAGTACGTGATGGTGACATCTTAGTTGGTAAAGTAACGCCTAAAGGGGTTACTGAATTAACGGCTGAAGAACGTTTATTACATGCAATCTTCGGTGAAAAAGCGCGTGAAGTACGTGATACTTCATTACGTGTACCACACGGTGCTGATGGTATCGTATTAGACGTTAAAGTCTTCAATCGTGAAGATGGCGACGAGTTACCACCAGGTGTTAACCAATTAGTACGTGTTTACATCGTTCAAAAACGTAAAATTCACGTTGGGGATAAAATGTGTGGACGTCATGGAAATAAAGGGGTTATCTCACGTATCTTACCAGAAGAAGATATGCCATTTATGCCTGACGGAACACCAATCGACATCATGTTAAACCCACTTGGGGTACCTTCTCGTATGAATATCGGACAAGTATTAGAGTTACACTTAGGTATGGCTGCTAAAAACTTAGGTCTGCATGTTGCGTCTCCAGTATTTGATGGAGCGAACGATGAAGATGTTTGGTCAACAATCGAAGAAGCTGGTATGGCACGTGACGGTAAAACAGTACTTTATGATGGACGTACTGGTGAACCATTCGATAACCGTGTATCAGTTGGTGTAATGTACATGCTTAAATTAGCCCACATGGTTGATGATAAGTTACATGCACGTTCAACTGGACCTTACTCACTTGTTACACAACAACCACTTGGTGGTAAAGCGCAATTTGGTGGACAACGTTTTGGTGAGATGGAAGTATGGGCACTTGAAGCTTACGGTGCGGCGTATACTTTACAAGAAATCTTAACGTACAAATCAGATGATACTGTAGGGCGTGTTAAAACTTATGAAGCAATTGTTAAAGGTGAAAACATTCCACGTCCAGGTGTTCCAGAATCATTCCGTGTACTTATGAAAGAGTTACAAAGTTTAGGTTTAGACGTTAAAGTAATGGATAACAAAGATGAAGAAATTGAAATGCGTGATTTAGAAGATGACGATTTCGTTGATTCTAAGATTAATATTGCTAAAGCGCCGATGCCAGAAGCTGAGATCACTGAATAA
- the rplL gene encoding 50S ribosomal protein L7/L12, whose protein sequence is MSNEKIIEMIKEMSVLELNDLVKAIEEEFGVTAAAPVAVAGAAGGEGAAAEKTEFDVELVSAGSSKIKVVKAVKEATGLGLKDAKDLVDNAPKVVKEAVSKDEAEELKAKLEEAGATVEVK, encoded by the coding sequence ATGTCTAACGAAAAAATTATCGAAATGATTAAAGAAATGTCAGTTTTAGAATTAAACGATTTAGTTAAAGCAATCGAAGAAGAATTTGGTGTAACTGCTGCTGCTCCTGTAGCTGTAGCTGGTGCTGCTGGTGGCGAAGGTGCTGCTGCTGAGAAAACTGAATTTGACGTAGAATTAGTATCTGCTGGTTCTTCAAAAATCAAAGTTGTTAAAGCTGTTAAAGAAGCAACTGGTTTAGGATTAAAAGACGCTAAAGACTTAGTTGACAACGCTCCTAAAGTTGTTAAAGAAGCTGTTTCTAAAGACGAAGCTGAAGAATTAAAAGCTAAATTAGAAGAAGCTGGAGCAACTGTAGAAGTTAAATAA
- the rplJ gene encoding 50S ribosomal protein L10 — MSTKAIEIKQQKADVITEQLKNSVSTIIVDYRGLTVAQVTELRKQLREAGVEFKVYKNTLVRRSAVAAGIEGIDEFLTGPNAIAFSTEEVVAPAKIIADFAKENEALDIKAGIIEGTVTSAEDVKAIASLPSKEGLISMVLSVLQAPIRNFAYAVKAVGEQQGGEETAAEEA, encoded by the coding sequence ATGAGTACAAAAGCGATCGAAATCAAACAACAAAAAGCTGACGTGATTACTGAACAGTTAAAAAATTCAGTATCAACAATCATCGTTGACTACCGTGGTTTAACAGTTGCGCAAGTAACAGAACTACGTAAACAACTTCGTGAAGCTGGCGTGGAATTCAAAGTATATAAAAACACTTTAGTTCGTCGTTCTGCTGTTGCTGCTGGAATTGAAGGAATTGATGAATTCTTAACAGGTCCAAACGCTATCGCATTCTCAACTGAGGAAGTTGTTGCTCCAGCTAAAATTATCGCTGATTTCGCTAAAGAAAACGAAGCGTTAGATATTAAAGCTGGTATCATCGAAGGAACTGTAACGTCTGCTGAAGATGTTAAAGCTATTGCATCTTTACCATCAAAAGAAGGACTTATTTCTATGGTTCTTTCAGTATTACAAGCACCAATCCGCAACTTCGCATATGCAGTTAAAGCGGTTGGAGAGCAACAAGGCGGAGAAGAAACTGCTGCTGAAGAAGCGTAA